One window of the Triticum dicoccoides isolate Atlit2015 ecotype Zavitan chromosome 3B, WEW_v2.0, whole genome shotgun sequence genome contains the following:
- the LOC119277711 gene encoding uncharacterized protein LOC119277711 isoform X1 produces MLEQEAGMNILLWKVERLRQRMILVGGSTWERCAELLKKRDSHHWPMHILRHEKHLKELLFPRWAEFRDGSSSTTDGVACKLDVLIVLLALIGKGKHSTIWLCLGYVLPRPQDLLSPIYASRQHFISSCGFSPDQATSLTFRTSPADPSAIKEGSHQRRLRVPLWRECTCPGGFPSAAWVRRCLLQLGLLAGDLTITSPSAAADEDVRRIWP; encoded by the exons ATGCTGGAGCAGGAGGCTGGAATGAATATACTACTATG GAAGGTAGAAAGGCTAAGACAAAGAATGATTTTAGTGGGAGGTTCAACCTGGGAGAGGTGCGCTGAACTACTCAAGAAAAGAG ACTCACATCATTGGCCGATGCATATTCTACGACATGAAAAACACCTCAAGGAATTGTTGTTTCCAAGGTGGGCTGAG TTTAGGGACGGCAGCAGTTCTACCACCGATGGTGTTGCATGTAAGCTGGATGTTCTCATTGTTCTGTTGGCCCTGATCGG AAAAGGAAAACACTCGACGATCTGGCTCTGTCTCGGGTATGTGCTCCCTCGCCCGCAAGATCTGCTCTCTCCCATCTACGCATCGCGGCAGCACTTCATCTCCTCTTGTGGATTCTCACCAGATCAGGCCACCTCACTCACCTTCAG GACCTCGCCGGCAGATCCCTCAGCTATCAAGGAAGGCAGCCATCAGCGGAGATTGAGGGTGCCTCTCTGGCGAGAGTGCACGTGTCCGGGTGGTTTCCCATCAGCAGCGTGGGTGAGGCGGTGTCTTCTGCAGCTAGGTCTACTTGCTGGCGACCTCACCATCACCAGCCCATCTGCAG CTGCAGATGAGGATGTACGAAGGATTTGGCCGTGA
- the LOC119277711 gene encoding uncharacterized protein LOC119277711 isoform X4, with amino-acid sequence MLEQEAGMNILLWKVERLRQRMILVGGSTWERCAELLKKRDSHHWPMHILRHEKHLKELLFPRWAEFRDGSSSTTDGVACKLDVLIVLLALIGKGKHSTIWLCLGYVLPRPQDLLSPIYASRQHFISSCGFSPDQATSLTFRTSPADPSAIKEGSHQRRLRVPLWRECTCPGGFPSAAWVRRCLLQLGLLAGDLTITSPSADSCR; translated from the exons ATGCTGGAGCAGGAGGCTGGAATGAATATACTACTATG GAAGGTAGAAAGGCTAAGACAAAGAATGATTTTAGTGGGAGGTTCAACCTGGGAGAGGTGCGCTGAACTACTCAAGAAAAGAG ACTCACATCATTGGCCGATGCATATTCTACGACATGAAAAACACCTCAAGGAATTGTTGTTTCCAAGGTGGGCTGAG TTTAGGGACGGCAGCAGTTCTACCACCGATGGTGTTGCATGTAAGCTGGATGTTCTCATTGTTCTGTTGGCCCTGATCGG AAAAGGAAAACACTCGACGATCTGGCTCTGTCTCGGGTATGTGCTCCCTCGCCCGCAAGATCTGCTCTCTCCCATCTACGCATCGCGGCAGCACTTCATCTCCTCTTGTGGATTCTCACCAGATCAGGCCACCTCACTCACCTTCAG GACCTCGCCGGCAGATCCCTCAGCTATCAAGGAAGGCAGCCATCAGCGGAGATTGAGGGTGCCTCTCTGGCGAGAGTGCACGTGTCCGGGTGGTTTCCCATCAGCAGCGTGGGTGAGGCGGTGTCTTCTGCAGCTAGGTCTACTTGCTGGCGACCTCACCATCACCAGCCCATCTGCAG ATAGCTGCAGATGA
- the LOC119277711 gene encoding uncharacterized protein LOC119277711 isoform X2 produces the protein MLEQEAGMNILLWKVERLRQRMILVGGSTWERCAELLKKRDSHHWPMHILRHEKHLKELLFPRWAEFRDGSSSTTDGVACKLDVLIVLLALIGKGKHSTIWLCLGYVLPRPQDLLSPIYASRQHFISSCGFSPDQATSLTFRTSPADPSAIKEGSHQRRLRVPLWRECTCPGGFPSAAWVRRCLLQLGLLAGDLTITSPSADEDVRRIWP, from the exons ATGCTGGAGCAGGAGGCTGGAATGAATATACTACTATG GAAGGTAGAAAGGCTAAGACAAAGAATGATTTTAGTGGGAGGTTCAACCTGGGAGAGGTGCGCTGAACTACTCAAGAAAAGAG ACTCACATCATTGGCCGATGCATATTCTACGACATGAAAAACACCTCAAGGAATTGTTGTTTCCAAGGTGGGCTGAG TTTAGGGACGGCAGCAGTTCTACCACCGATGGTGTTGCATGTAAGCTGGATGTTCTCATTGTTCTGTTGGCCCTGATCGG AAAAGGAAAACACTCGACGATCTGGCTCTGTCTCGGGTATGTGCTCCCTCGCCCGCAAGATCTGCTCTCTCCCATCTACGCATCGCGGCAGCACTTCATCTCCTCTTGTGGATTCTCACCAGATCAGGCCACCTCACTCACCTTCAG GACCTCGCCGGCAGATCCCTCAGCTATCAAGGAAGGCAGCCATCAGCGGAGATTGAGGGTGCCTCTCTGGCGAGAGTGCACGTGTCCGGGTGGTTTCCCATCAGCAGCGTGGGTGAGGCGGTGTCTTCTGCAGCTAGGTCTACTTGCTGGCGACCTCACCATCACCAGCCCATCTGCAG ATGAGGATGTACGAAGGATTTGGCCGTGA
- the LOC119277711 gene encoding uncharacterized protein LOC119277711 isoform X3, which yields MLEQEAGMNILLWKVERLRQRMILVGGSTWERCAELLKKRDSHHWPMHILRHEKHLKELLFPRDGSSSTTDGVACKLDVLIVLLALIGKGKHSTIWLCLGYVLPRPQDLLSPIYASRQHFISSCGFSPDQATSLTFRTSPADPSAIKEGSHQRRLRVPLWRECTCPGGFPSAAWVRRCLLQLGLLAGDLTITSPSAAADEDVRRIWP from the exons ATGCTGGAGCAGGAGGCTGGAATGAATATACTACTATG GAAGGTAGAAAGGCTAAGACAAAGAATGATTTTAGTGGGAGGTTCAACCTGGGAGAGGTGCGCTGAACTACTCAAGAAAAGAG ACTCACATCATTGGCCGATGCATATTCTACGACATGAAAAACACCTCAAGGAATTGTTGTTTCCAAG GGACGGCAGCAGTTCTACCACCGATGGTGTTGCATGTAAGCTGGATGTTCTCATTGTTCTGTTGGCCCTGATCGG AAAAGGAAAACACTCGACGATCTGGCTCTGTCTCGGGTATGTGCTCCCTCGCCCGCAAGATCTGCTCTCTCCCATCTACGCATCGCGGCAGCACTTCATCTCCTCTTGTGGATTCTCACCAGATCAGGCCACCTCACTCACCTTCAG GACCTCGCCGGCAGATCCCTCAGCTATCAAGGAAGGCAGCCATCAGCGGAGATTGAGGGTGCCTCTCTGGCGAGAGTGCACGTGTCCGGGTGGTTTCCCATCAGCAGCGTGGGTGAGGCGGTGTCTTCTGCAGCTAGGTCTACTTGCTGGCGACCTCACCATCACCAGCCCATCTGCAG CTGCAGATGAGGATGTACGAAGGATTTGGCCGTGA
- the LOC119277711 gene encoding uncharacterized protein LOC119277711 isoform X5, translated as MNILLWKVERLRQRMILVGGSTWERCAELLKKRDSHHWPMHILRHEKHLKELLFPRWAEFRDGSSSTTDGVACKLDVLIVLLALIGKGKHSTIWLCLGYVLPRPQDLLSPIYASRQHFISSCGFSPDQATSLTFRTSPADPSAIKEGSHQRRLRVPLWRECTCPGGFPSAAWVRRCLLQLGLLAGDLTITSPSAAADEDVRRIWP; from the exons ATGAATATACTACTATG GAAGGTAGAAAGGCTAAGACAAAGAATGATTTTAGTGGGAGGTTCAACCTGGGAGAGGTGCGCTGAACTACTCAAGAAAAGAG ACTCACATCATTGGCCGATGCATATTCTACGACATGAAAAACACCTCAAGGAATTGTTGTTTCCAAGGTGGGCTGAG TTTAGGGACGGCAGCAGTTCTACCACCGATGGTGTTGCATGTAAGCTGGATGTTCTCATTGTTCTGTTGGCCCTGATCGG AAAAGGAAAACACTCGACGATCTGGCTCTGTCTCGGGTATGTGCTCCCTCGCCCGCAAGATCTGCTCTCTCCCATCTACGCATCGCGGCAGCACTTCATCTCCTCTTGTGGATTCTCACCAGATCAGGCCACCTCACTCACCTTCAG GACCTCGCCGGCAGATCCCTCAGCTATCAAGGAAGGCAGCCATCAGCGGAGATTGAGGGTGCCTCTCTGGCGAGAGTGCACGTGTCCGGGTGGTTTCCCATCAGCAGCGTGGGTGAGGCGGTGTCTTCTGCAGCTAGGTCTACTTGCTGGCGACCTCACCATCACCAGCCCATCTGCAG CTGCAGATGAGGATGTACGAAGGATTTGGCCGTGA
- the LOC119277711 gene encoding uncharacterized protein LOC119277711 isoform X6 codes for MILVGGSTWERCAELLKKRDSHHWPMHILRHEKHLKELLFPRWAEFRDGSSSTTDGVACKLDVLIVLLALIGKGKHSTIWLCLGYVLPRPQDLLSPIYASRQHFISSCGFSPDQATSLTFRTSPADPSAIKEGSHQRRLRVPLWRECTCPGGFPSAAWVRRCLLQLGLLAGDLTITSPSAAADEDVRRIWP; via the exons ATGATTTTAGTGGGAGGTTCAACCTGGGAGAGGTGCGCTGAACTACTCAAGAAAAGAG ACTCACATCATTGGCCGATGCATATTCTACGACATGAAAAACACCTCAAGGAATTGTTGTTTCCAAGGTGGGCTGAG TTTAGGGACGGCAGCAGTTCTACCACCGATGGTGTTGCATGTAAGCTGGATGTTCTCATTGTTCTGTTGGCCCTGATCGG AAAAGGAAAACACTCGACGATCTGGCTCTGTCTCGGGTATGTGCTCCCTCGCCCGCAAGATCTGCTCTCTCCCATCTACGCATCGCGGCAGCACTTCATCTCCTCTTGTGGATTCTCACCAGATCAGGCCACCTCACTCACCTTCAG GACCTCGCCGGCAGATCCCTCAGCTATCAAGGAAGGCAGCCATCAGCGGAGATTGAGGGTGCCTCTCTGGCGAGAGTGCACGTGTCCGGGTGGTTTCCCATCAGCAGCGTGGGTGAGGCGGTGTCTTCTGCAGCTAGGTCTACTTGCTGGCGACCTCACCATCACCAGCCCATCTGCAG CTGCAGATGAGGATGTACGAAGGATTTGGCCGTGA